In Luteimonas viscosa, the genomic window CGCACTGGAGGACTGAGCATGGCCGGCATCGACGCCTGGGTGCGCGTGTGCGCGATCGACGAGATCCCCGTGCTCGGCGCGCGCGTCCTGCAGTGCGAAGACGGCGACGACATCGCCCTGTTCCGCCCCGCCGCCGACCGCGTGTTCGCGCTGGCCGACCGCTGTCCGCACAAGGGCGGCCCGCTGTCGCAGGGCATTGTGTCCGGCGACAGCGTGACCTGCCCGCTGCACGGCTGGAATATCGCGCTCGACAGCGGCCAGGCCTGCGCGCCGGACGTGGGCTGCGCGCGGCGCTACGCGGTGGAACTGCGCGACGGCGTCGTGTGGCTGTCGCTGGTGTCGATGGCGCAGGTCGACGCCGGCGCCGCCGAGGCGGCCGCCGCCTGATGGACGGCACCGGCGCCGCGGGCCTGCCGGTCGAACGCCGCAGCACGCGTTCGACCTGCTGCTACTGCGGTGTCGGCTGCGGCGTCATCGTCCACAGCGAACACGACGCGTCCGCTAGCGAACGCATCGTGTCGGTGGAGGGCGATCCACGGCATCCCGCCAACTTCGGCCGCCTGTGCAGCAAGGGACTGGCGCTGGCCGACAGCGCCCGCAGCGTGCAGGGCCGCGTACTGCAGCCGCAGCTGCGCGGCACGCGTAGCGAACCGCGCCGCCCGGTCGACTGGGGCCTGGCGCTGGACACCGTGGCCGAGCGCCTGTCGCGCATCGTCGAACGCCATGGCCCCGATTCCGTCGCCTTCTATCTCTCCGGCCAGTTGCTCACCGAGGACTACTACGTCTTCAACAAGCTGGCCAAGGGCCTGCTGCGCACCAACAACATCGACACCAACTCGCGCCTGTGCATGTCCAGCGCGGTCACCGGCTACAAGCTCGCGTTCGGCGCCGACGGCCCGCCCACCTGCTACGAAGACCTCGAACACGCGAAGACCGTGCTGTTCGCCGGCAGCAATGCCGCCTACGCGCATCCGGTGCTGTTCCGCCGGCTGGAAGAGGCGAAGGCGCGAGATCCTGGCGTGCGCTGGATCGTGGTCGACCCGCGCCGCACCGACACCGCGGCGATGGCCGACCTGCACCTGGCGATCCAGCCCGGCACCGACGTGGCGCTGTTCAACGGCATGCTCCACCACCTGGTGTGGGAAGGGCTGCTCGACCAGGGTTTCATCGACGCGCACACCACCGGTTTCGGCGAGCTCAAGGCGCTGCTGCGCGACTACACGCCGCGCATGTCGGCCGAGATCTGCGGCGTGCCGGCGCAGGACCTGGTCACCGCCGCGGAGTGGTTCGGCCGCAGCCCGGCGGCGCTGTCGCTGTACTGCATGGGCCTGAACCAGTCCGCGCACGGCACCGACAAGAACCTGGC contains:
- the nirD gene encoding nitrite reductase small subunit NirD; the encoded protein is MAGIDAWVRVCAIDEIPVLGARVLQCEDGDDIALFRPAADRVFALADRCPHKGGPLSQGIVSGDSVTCPLHGWNIALDSGQACAPDVGCARRYAVELRDGVVWLSLVSMAQVDAGAAEAAAA